Proteins encoded by one window of Nicotiana tabacum cultivar K326 chromosome 10, ASM71507v2, whole genome shotgun sequence:
- the LOC107796593 gene encoding uncharacterized protein LOC107796593, producing the protein MNEEQSPKEIPTVDTQSLTIKIANSGGKKLGKDIFSTVVPSGQQKLVADSATSSPYNSPSLISPPSSAFVSALQSPYISPRATLVTNPSAQENLIAPTILVANPKQETPIAPTSVAHPSPPVSYCGSQSDDVPSTSYTPPPERYDFSDDPTDTKLKIVTCVPVSGPETDPRISFSFPVPRISFAKGSISPASNAKLRSCDVYIGFHGQNLNVARFCKWLKSELELQGIACFIADRAKYADNQSHEIADRVICSVTFGVVVVTSCSFFNHLSLEEIRFFAQKKNLIPLFFNTDANEIASLFNRNADAKKCKEVLDAILKCHEFKLETNESNWRSCASKAAGILRAKLGRKSVAEKTAEGFEELPFPRNKSFVGREREIMEIETTLFGCGDSFEQESVVPSVKGGTPGQSEGLADDESEADASRGKYINLEIGKNKETNKEAWVEPIIGRNSLKRLKYRKSRSGKDKNLGASVVCINGAPGVGKTDLALEFAYRYSQRYKMVLWVGGEARYFRQNILNLSLNLGLDVSADAEKERGRIRSFDEQELEAFKRVKREIFRDMPYLLIIDNLETEKEWWEGKDLHDLIPSNTGGTHVIITTQLNQVMNVDPLQLQPLSTSDAMILIRGRRKKEYPAGEVEFLQKFDEKLGRSSFGLWAVGSLLSELAILPSALFEAVNQVPVEEATTCSNLSVPHQQFCRTNPFLMKTLVFCTALLQQSNDSRDSLASRMLQVGAWFAPAPISVNLLAAAAKKILVNRNRFKMWTKCMKVALCFYSGHCLTSQTWKSEEEAALLLVKLGLARKANRQPGCWIQFHPITQIFAKRKDGLVAAKANVQGARKIGNPLVDSDHLWSCAFLVFGFKSEPPVIQLKAIDMVLFIRKTALPLAISAFTTFSRCNSALELLKVCTNVLEEAEKSFVSQIQDWCHGSLCWKKKLQSNQRVDEYVWQEVTLLKATLLEARAKLLLRGGHFDSGEDLCRTCISIRTVMLGHNHAQTLAAQQTLAKLVRMRSKI; encoded by the coding sequence ATGAATGAAGAGCAATCTCCTAAAGAGATCCCAACTGTTGATACCCAGTCCCTTACCATCAAGATTGCAAATTCGGGCGGTAAGAAGCTGGGTAAGGACATTTTCTCCACTGTTGTTCCTTCAGGTCAGCAGAAATTGGTAGCAGATTCAGCCACATCATCACCATATAACTCTCCTTCACTCATCTCTCCTCCATCTTCTGCATTTGTTTCAGCATTGCAATCACCTTACATTTCTCCAAGGGCCACTTTAGTTACAAATCCAAGTGCTCAAGAAAACCTCATTGCTCCCACCATTTTAGTTGCTAATCCAAAACAAGAAACTCCTATTGCTCCTACCTCAGTTGCCCACCCATCCCCGCCAGTGTCATACTGCGGTTCACAGTCCGATGATGTTCCCAGCACCTCCTACACTCCACCTCCAGAAAGATATGATTTTTCTGATGACCCTACCGACACAAAGCTCAAAATTGTCACCTGTGTCCCTGTTTCAGGACCAGAGACCGATCCCAGGATATCCTTTTCTTTTCCTGTCCCTCGAATTTCTTTTGCCAAGGGCTCCATTTCACCTGCATCCAATGCCAAACTTAGGAGCTGTGATGTGTATATAGGATTCCACGGTCAGAACCTAAATGTAGCGCGCTTCTGCAAGTGGCTCAAGTCGGAACTCGAGCTTCAGGGTATTGCTTGTTTTATTGCTGATAGAGCAAAGTATGCAGATAATCAGAGCCATGAGATTGCTGACCGAGTTATATGCTCAGTAACCTTTGGCGTCGTAGTTGTCACCAGTTGTAGCTTCTTCAACCATCTGAGCTTGGAGGAAATAAGATTCTTTGCGCAAAAGAAGAACTTGATTCCTTTGTTCTTTAATACGGATGCCAATGAAATTGCAAGTCTATTTAACCGAAATGCTGATGCCAAGAAATGTAAAGAGGTACTGGATGCAATACTAAAGTGTCATGAGTTTAAATTGGAGACAAATGAGAGTAATTGGAGGTCCTGTGCGTCTAAAGCAGCTGGGATATTAAGGGCCAAACTTGGTAGGAAAAGTGTTGCAGAAAAAACAGCAGAAGGGTTTGAAGAGTTGCCCTTTCCGAGGAATAAAAGTTTTGTGGGAAGAGAGAGAGAAATTATGGAGATAGAGACTACTCTCTTCGGCTGTGGGGATTCCTTTGAGCAAGAAAGTGTGGTCCCAAGTGTCAAAGGAGGAACACCAGGACAATCTGAAGGTCTAGCTGATGATGAAAGTGAAGCTGATGCTAGCAGAGGCAAATATATAAATCTAGAAATAGGAAAGAACAAGGAAACCAATAAAGAAGCTTGGGTGGAACCAATTATTGGAAGAAATTCGCTGAAGAGACTCAAGTACAGAAAATCAAGAAGCGGGAAGGACAAGAATTTGGGGGCCAGTGTTGTGTGCATAAATGGCGCCCCTGGTGTTGGAAAGACTGACCTTGCTTTGGAATTTGCTTACAGGTATTCACAGAGATACAAGATGGTCTTGTGGGTAGGGGGTGAAGCTCGCTACTTTCGACAGAACATATTGAACTTATCTCTAAATTTGGGCCTGGATGTGAGTGCAGATGCAGAGAAGGAAAGAGGGAGGATAAGGAGTTTCGATGAGCAAGAATTAGAAGCATTCAAGAGAGTTAAACGGGAGATATTCCGTGACATGCCATATTTACTAATTATAGATAATTTAGAGACTGAGAAGGAGTGGTGGGAAGGGAAGGATCTTCATGATTTAATACCAAGTAACACTGGTGGTACCCATGTCATTATCACAACACAGCTCAACCAGGTAATGAACGTTGATCCCTTGCAGCTTCAGCCATTGTCCACATCCGATGCCATGATATTGATAAGGGGAAGACGTAAAAAGGAGTATCCAGCAGGAGAGGTGGAATTCCTCCAAAAATTTGATGAGAAACTTGGGAGGTCGAGTTTTGGTCTTTGGGCGGTTGGTTCCTTGCTATCAGAGCTTGCAATTTTGCCGTCTGCTCTATTCGAAGCTGTGAATCAGGTTCCAGTTGAAGAAGCCACAACTTGCTCTAATCTGTCCGTTCCACATCAACAGTTCTGCAGAACAAATCCATTTCTAATGAAAACACTGGTTTTCTGTACAGCCCTCTTGCAGCAAAGCAACGATAGCAGGGACTCCCTTGCCTCAAGAATGCTTCAGGTAGGAGCATGGTTTGCTCCAGCACCCATCTCGGTGAATTTACTGGCAGCAgctgcaaagaaaattcttgtaaATAGAAACAGATTCAAGATGTGGACTAAGTGCATGAAAGTTGCTCTATGCTTCTACTCGGGGCATTGCCTGACAAGCCAGACATGGAAAAGTGAAGAGGAAGCAGCACTACTTCTAGTTAAACTGGGTTTGGCACGAAAAGCCAACAGGCAGCCTGGATGCTGGATCCAATTCCATCCCATCACTCAGATCTTCGCTAAAAGGAAAGATGGATTAGTTGCTGCCAAAGCCAATGTTCAAGGTGCAAGGAAAATTGGAAACCCGCTAGTAGATTCTGACCATCTCTGGTCATGTGCTTTCCTTGTATTTGGTTTCAAATCCGAACCACCAGTCATTCAGCTCAAGGCCATAGACATGGTTCTCTTCATTAGAAAGACAGCTCTTCCATTGGCAATTAGTGCCTTCACAACATTCTCAAGGTGCAACTCGGCCTTAGAACTCTTGAAGGTCTGCACAAATGTGCTTGAAGAAGCAGAGAAGTCATTTGTTTCTCAAATACAAGACTGGTGCCACGGATCTCTGTGCTGGAAAAAGAAGCTGCAATCCAACCAAAGAGTGGACGAGTATGTTTGGCAAGAGGTGACATTATTGAAAGCTACCCTGCTGGAAGCTAGAGCAAAGCTGTTACTAAGAGGAGGTCATTTTGATAGCGGAGAGGATCTCTGCAGAACTTGCATTAGCATCCGAACCGTAATGCTGGGTCATAACCATGCTCAAACTTTGGCTGCTCAACAAACATTAGCTAAATTAGTAAGGATGAGAAGCAAAATATGA
- the LOC107796592 gene encoding PRA1 family protein G2-like: MPSATTTAATATAPATYTTIPISGGDVVNRSIHNLFTFLSRSRPWPEFLAGASAVDLPASFSDAAIRIRRNFKYFSVNYAIVISACSAASLIGSPFSLIFAGLVFAMWLILLFFREDPMVVLGHQISDLAVISGLVIVSAIAAWFTGILNTLLIGVAVGFLVTVIHGLLRNPEGLFVDEDDAVSTGLISNAERRT; this comes from the coding sequence ATGCCATCTGCAACAACTACCGCCGCGACCGCCACGGCCCCGGCAACCTACACCACCATCCCAATTTCCGGCGGTGACGTCGTTAACCGATCTATTCACAATCTCTTTACATTTCTTTCTCGTAGTCGACCGTGGCCGGAATTCCTCGCCGGAGCAAGCGCTGTCGATCTTCCGGCATCCTTCTCCGATGCTGCAATTCGCATTCGCCGGAATTTCAAGTACTTCTCCGTCAACTATGCCATTGTCATCTCTGCTTGCTCAGCCGCTTCACTTATTGGCTCACCTTTTTCGTTGATTTTCGCCGGTTTGGTTTTTGCAATGTGGTTGATTCTTCTGTTCTTCCGGGAGGATCCCATGGTTGTTCTAGGGCACCAAATTAGCGATCTAGCTGTGATTTCGGGTCTCGTAATTGTTTCTGCAATTGCTGCTTGGTTCACAGGAATTTTAAATACTTTGCTCATTGGTGTAGCGGTAGGATTTTTGGTGACAGTGATCCATGGCTTATTGAGGAATCCAGAAGGGCTGTTTGTGGATGAGGACGACGCCGTTTCGACTGGCTTGATTTCAAATGCTGAAAGAAGAACTTGA